One stretch of Streptomyces agglomeratus DNA includes these proteins:
- a CDS encoding histidine phosphatase family protein: MISTAARYLYLTRHGEASSDESQLTDAGRHQATLLGERLRGVPLTAIHHGPFARAEQTARLVGERLDGVPLRRSDAAGDYIPYLPTREELPPEAADAWLKFLDQFTAEERDQGPALAAAALADFTGPVLGDKPCHELVITHNFLVGWLVRAALDAPKWRWLGINHANAALTVIRYAPDRPPSVLLFNDTGHLPAELRWTGFPQELHV, encoded by the coding sequence ATGATCAGTACCGCCGCCCGCTACCTCTATCTCACCCGGCACGGCGAGGCGTCGTCGGACGAGAGCCAGCTGACCGACGCGGGCCGCCACCAGGCCACCCTCCTCGGGGAGCGGCTCCGTGGGGTCCCGCTGACGGCGATCCATCACGGGCCATTCGCCCGCGCGGAACAGACCGCCCGGCTGGTTGGCGAACGGCTCGACGGCGTCCCCCTGCGGCGCTCCGACGCGGCCGGCGACTACATCCCCTACTTGCCGACACGCGAGGAACTGCCGCCCGAGGCAGCCGACGCCTGGCTCAAGTTCCTGGACCAGTTCACTGCTGAGGAACGCGACCAGGGACCCGCGCTCGCGGCGGCGGCGCTCGCGGACTTCACTGGACCCGTCCTTGGCGACAAGCCGTGCCACGAACTTGTCATCACCCATAACTTCCTCGTCGGTTGGCTCGTCCGAGCCGCCCTCGACGCGCCGAAGTGGAGGTGGCTGGGCATCAACCACGCCAACGCGGCCCTGACCGTCATCCGCTACGCACCCGACCGCCCCCCGTCGGTTCTCCTCTTCAATGACACCGGTCACCTCCCCGCCGAGCTCCGTTGGACAGGCTTCCCGCAGGAGCTCCACGTCTGA
- a CDS encoding DUF5999 family protein, protein MSLLSVARAAMSRRTARVTSAPNSIATAAAKTITLVLDEEAPVLDSDQDVHDLLLMLRGHVMQLGPAAHTMTGPLAEALSAAQDLSAKEMPAEYVQARAHLRNLAATVQELLAEMRAAGALCAHHPECPSAEASDGQAAQIRIHRPEAGWSVLCNGMLLFDDTGCLRPDGVILKPRRPLPSAQEAQQAVSR, encoded by the coding sequence ATGAGCCTCCTCAGTGTCGCCCGCGCTGCCATGAGTCGGCGTACCGCCCGAGTCACCAGCGCCCCCAACTCGATCGCTACTGCAGCAGCGAAGACCATCACCCTGGTGCTGGACGAGGAAGCCCCGGTGCTCGACAGCGACCAGGACGTCCACGACCTGCTGCTCATGCTGCGCGGGCACGTCATGCAGCTCGGCCCGGCCGCACACACGATGACGGGCCCGCTGGCTGAGGCGCTCAGCGCCGCGCAGGACCTTTCGGCCAAGGAGATGCCAGCGGAGTATGTGCAGGCCCGTGCGCATCTGCGGAACCTGGCGGCCACGGTGCAGGAGCTGCTCGCAGAGATGAGAGCAGCGGGCGCGCTGTGTGCTCACCACCCCGAGTGCCCGTCCGCCGAGGCCAGCGACGGCCAAGCGGCGCAGATCCGCATACACCGCCCCGAGGCCGGATGGAGCGTCTTGTGCAACGGGATGCTGCTCTTTGACGACACAGGCTGTCTCAGGCCGGATGGCGTGATCCTCAAACCGCGCCGGCCCCTGCCGTCGGCACAAGAGGCGCAGCAGGCGGTGAGCAGGTGA
- a CDS encoding GAF domain-containing protein → MTQPPGNSHATAQQVERDAALRALGLTGPDRDLDAFATRLAEAADMPYAMVNIFGSEQQFFGLHTPSDASDLPSVGRSMPLDHGFCPEVVDRKLPLILPDVFAHPRFAGNAVVDLIGIRTYAGAPLLHGGTVLGTVCYVGQEDQPLSTGRASLNLIQQHRDEVMAFLYQRAGYQP, encoded by the coding sequence ATGACACAGCCCCCCGGCAACTCCCACGCCACGGCGCAGCAGGTCGAGCGTGATGCAGCGCTGCGTGCCCTGGGACTCACGGGTCCCGACCGGGACCTCGACGCCTTCGCCACACGTCTGGCAGAGGCCGCCGACATGCCCTACGCCATGGTCAACATCTTCGGCTCCGAGCAGCAGTTCTTCGGTCTGCACACCCCAAGCGACGCCAGTGATCTGCCCTCCGTCGGGCGCAGCATGCCCCTGGATCACGGCTTCTGCCCCGAAGTCGTTGACCGCAAGCTGCCTCTCATCCTGCCTGACGTGTTCGCCCACCCGCGGTTCGCCGGAAACGCGGTCGTCGACCTGATCGGAATCCGTACCTACGCCGGCGCGCCACTGCTCCACGGGGGCACCGTCCTCGGCACCGTCTGCTACGTCGGACAGGAGGACCAGCCCCTGAGTACGGGCCGAGCGTCTCTCAATCTCATCCAGCAGCACCGGGATGAGGTCATGGCCTTCCTTTACCAGCGCGCCGGATACCAGCCGTAG
- a CDS encoding sensor histidine kinase, producing MSDHFAPSVPTTRRRRAHADDALRLPPAVTASAFTGAAVGGGWVMDSLGVLPASVGAIAAGAATGALLWRTAARASSARKGVARLEREHDAARKALSDIIADAEKGRQDLRRAAAQAARGATNADFTPSAQRARTGDVCGDAASVLAAVLTEARQTVISAAAHQRGMLSEQAELAEIFKSIAPRLQSLVERCLDVISAVEKSVADPELMHELFRVDHLVTQMRRVVESLRVLGGSVPSRDSAPVLVVTAIRRAIAEIPKYQRVRPALSHERALLPGYVSPNVVHLLAALMENATTYSSDPVEVYTHRATGGVVIELLDRGTGIPQEKRDALNRLLAAPENEDVPSRLREGQIGLLVAALLAKRHNITIQLHPNLVGGTQAIVVIPNQLLIAHAEEAPDNRVAGMRNAAAPAGPARPVRPAHHSDDTTELRRIPQTPLESPRPQQPTAHGDGKPPLPRRTQAPQDARVPPRQQVPTGNATTGLMANFRSGMARAQEQTPRPPAS from the coding sequence ATGTCTGACCACTTCGCACCCTCCGTCCCCACCACCAGGCGCCGGCGCGCTCACGCTGACGACGCCCTGCGCCTGCCCCCTGCCGTCACCGCCAGCGCCTTCACCGGCGCCGCGGTGGGCGGCGGCTGGGTCATGGACAGCCTGGGGGTGCTGCCCGCGTCGGTAGGCGCCATCGCTGCGGGCGCCGCGACTGGCGCTCTTCTTTGGCGGACCGCAGCCCGCGCCTCCAGCGCCCGCAAAGGCGTGGCCCGCCTCGAACGGGAGCACGACGCGGCGCGCAAGGCCCTCAGCGACATCATCGCCGATGCGGAGAAGGGCCGGCAGGACCTGCGCCGGGCAGCTGCGCAGGCCGCGCGGGGTGCTACGAACGCCGACTTCACTCCGTCCGCTCAGCGAGCTCGGACAGGTGATGTGTGCGGCGATGCCGCGAGCGTCCTGGCTGCTGTGCTCACGGAAGCGCGGCAAACCGTGATCTCGGCCGCGGCACATCAGCGCGGCATGCTCAGTGAGCAGGCCGAGCTGGCTGAGATCTTCAAGTCGATCGCACCCCGCCTCCAGAGCCTCGTCGAACGATGCCTCGATGTGATCTCTGCGGTGGAGAAGAGCGTTGCGGACCCGGAGCTCATGCACGAGCTGTTCCGCGTCGACCATCTCGTGACGCAGATGCGACGCGTGGTGGAGAGTTTGAGGGTTCTGGGCGGGAGCGTTCCCTCGCGCGACAGCGCACCCGTTCTCGTGGTCACCGCAATCCGACGCGCTATCGCAGAGATCCCCAAGTATCAGCGGGTGCGCCCGGCACTGTCTCACGAGAGGGCGCTGCTCCCGGGGTATGTCAGCCCGAACGTCGTGCACCTGCTGGCAGCGCTGATGGAAAACGCCACCACCTACTCGAGCGACCCCGTGGAGGTGTACACCCACCGAGCCACCGGCGGAGTGGTCATCGAGCTGCTCGACCGTGGCACCGGAATACCGCAGGAGAAGCGCGACGCACTCAACCGGCTCCTGGCCGCCCCTGAGAATGAGGATGTGCCCTCCCGTCTCCGGGAAGGCCAGATCGGCCTGTTGGTCGCCGCGCTCCTCGCGAAGCGACACAACATCACCATCCAACTGCACCCGAACCTGGTGGGCGGCACGCAGGCGATCGTAGTGATCCCCAATCAGCTGCTGATTGCCCACGCGGAAGAGGCCCCGGACAACCGCGTCGCTGGCATGCGGAACGCCGCGGCTCCCGCCGGCCCCGCTCGGCCTGTCCGCCCTGCGCATCACAGCGACGACACCACCGAGCTGCGCCGCATTCCGCAGACACCTCTCGAATCACCACGGCCTCAGCAGCCGACAGCGCACGGCGACGGCAAGCCACCGCTGCCGCGCCGCACCCAGGCCCCCCAAGACGCGAGGGTGCCTCCACGACAGCAAGTGCCCACCGGCAACGCGACCACCGGCCTGATGGCCAACTTCCGCTCCGGCATGGCCCGCGCTCAAGAACAGACACCCAGGCCCCCGGCGAGCTAA
- a CDS encoding TrmO family methyltransferase domain-containing protein, giving the protein MFDEHITVPVIGRVVGGHRGRLDDYKGNVESIIRIVPSIPEGALQGIEEFSHIEVTWHFSLGSDQDIELEPRSPRDNPAWPATGGLVHRNHRRPARIATSYPRLLRVEGRDLHVLDLDADDGTPVIDLAPVFQEMLPRGPVHQPEWPTDMLRDYWTNAEERS; this is encoded by the coding sequence GTGTTCGACGAGCACATCACGGTGCCGGTGATTGGCAGAGTCGTCGGAGGACACAGGGGCCGCCTCGACGACTACAAGGGCAACGTCGAGTCGATCATCCGTATCGTGCCGAGCATCCCTGAAGGCGCCCTGCAAGGGATCGAGGAGTTCAGCCACATCGAGGTCACGTGGCACTTCAGCCTCGGCTCGGACCAGGACATCGAGCTCGAGCCCCGCAGCCCTCGCGACAACCCGGCATGGCCGGCCACCGGCGGACTCGTCCACCGCAACCACCGACGCCCCGCCCGCATCGCCACCTCGTACCCCAGGCTCCTTCGAGTCGAGGGCCGCGATCTTCACGTGCTCGACCTGGACGCCGACGACGGCACCCCCGTCATCGACCTGGCGCCGGTGTTCCAAGAAATGCTGCCCCGCGGCCCCGTGCACCAGCCGGAGTGGCCCACCGACATGCTGCGCGACTACTGGACGAACGCGGAGGAACGCTCCTGA
- a CDS encoding helix-turn-helix domain-containing protein, translated as MAATDDRSVALCRILLRLQLRRMRDARGLTASSVAKQFGWSTARMTRLETKDTAVEIGDVRLLCDLYEAPRELREELENYAKITKTRKDWWDLKPFKGTIPAWFQAYLGLEAAATTLDIYQSEFIPGLAQDPEYAREILSLSDADEKTQEVQAEVRLKRQSILDRPQPPTVTIVLNEAVIRRPIGPGGVMRRQLERLLKLAAAPHVNVHVLPFSAGAHPAMHGPFTLLDFADETVGDLAYLENLVDGGVLSDESVVTPFSDAFSKLRELAASTEASERMIKSAISAL; from the coding sequence ATGGCTGCGACGGACGACAGATCGGTCGCCCTGTGCCGCATCCTGCTCAGGCTGCAGCTCCGCAGGATGCGAGATGCCCGGGGACTGACGGCATCGTCGGTGGCCAAGCAGTTTGGTTGGTCGACGGCACGGATGACGAGGTTGGAGACCAAGGACACCGCAGTCGAGATCGGCGATGTCCGCCTCCTCTGCGACCTCTACGAGGCTCCTCGCGAGTTGCGCGAGGAGCTGGAGAACTACGCCAAGATCACGAAGACCCGCAAGGACTGGTGGGATCTCAAGCCGTTCAAAGGCACCATCCCCGCGTGGTTCCAGGCGTACCTTGGGCTCGAAGCAGCAGCCACGACCCTGGACATCTATCAGTCGGAGTTCATCCCCGGCCTCGCCCAAGATCCCGAGTACGCGCGGGAGATCCTGAGCCTTTCGGACGCCGACGAGAAGACGCAGGAAGTCCAAGCCGAGGTCAGACTCAAGCGCCAAAGCATCCTCGACCGGCCGCAGCCGCCCACCGTCACGATCGTCCTGAACGAGGCGGTAATCCGCCGGCCGATTGGCCCCGGTGGGGTCATGCGTCGGCAGCTCGAACGGCTACTCAAGCTCGCCGCCGCGCCCCATGTGAACGTGCATGTACTCCCGTTCTCCGCCGGCGCGCACCCTGCGATGCACGGCCCCTTCACCCTCCTCGACTTCGCAGACGAAACCGTGGGTGATCTCGCCTACTTGGAAAACCTCGTGGACGGCGGCGTTCTGTCGGATGAGTCAGTCGTCACTCCGTTTAGCGACGCGTTCAGCAAGCTCAGGGAGCTCGCCGCGTCCACCGAAGCGTCCGAGCGGATGATCAAATCCGCCATATCGGCCTTGTAG
- a CDS encoding Tat pathway signal protein — translation MGRTRNVKLAAAIAALGLSQSRLAARVRAVAQEHGVEELVGVGQSHIAKWVSGVVPASPAARILAETLSRGLGRIVTLADIGLATDTDPQPQPPAWSDDTLTTLVTLGSTDMDIDRRQLLATSVYSVAALALPEEQWFEQAVERAHARRPLSNYLVTSQDVEDVREMAAIFSRRDQKRGGRAGRIALVAYLRTDVAELLSGRFPTEEIRRSMTSAAAELAYLAGWTAFDGGEHSLAQRWLTIATKLAEEAADAPLAGHVLRAMAHQAVDLGKPQEAVRLAEASLSSRRYAQACWRERSLLGVVHARGLAAAGEKKAAVAALLQAERDLGRASAGDDEPTRVFFFAEASLAHETAAALRDLGDVQGAEKQFSHSVRTRRAQFARTHSVTLGYLGAVQAQQGHLDLACDTWG, via the coding sequence ATGGGGCGCACGCGCAACGTCAAACTGGCCGCTGCGATTGCAGCGCTGGGCTTGTCCCAAAGCCGGTTGGCCGCTCGCGTCAGGGCGGTGGCACAAGAGCATGGTGTCGAGGAACTGGTCGGCGTCGGCCAGTCCCACATCGCCAAGTGGGTCAGCGGCGTAGTCCCCGCCTCGCCAGCAGCCCGTATCTTGGCCGAGACGCTCTCCCGTGGCCTCGGTCGCATCGTCACGCTCGCAGACATCGGGCTTGCGACGGACACTGATCCGCAGCCGCAGCCGCCGGCGTGGAGCGACGACACTCTGACGACGCTGGTGACGCTCGGGAGCACTGACATGGACATCGACCGCCGGCAACTGCTGGCTACCTCGGTCTACTCGGTGGCCGCGCTGGCCCTCCCCGAGGAGCAGTGGTTCGAACAGGCCGTAGAACGGGCCCATGCGCGCAGACCTCTGTCGAACTACCTCGTCACGTCTCAGGATGTCGAGGATGTCCGAGAGATGGCCGCCATCTTCTCCCGCCGTGACCAAAAGCGCGGCGGACGCGCCGGACGCATCGCCCTCGTCGCCTACCTGCGAACCGACGTCGCGGAACTGCTGAGCGGCAGATTCCCCACCGAGGAGATCCGACGCAGCATGACCTCGGCAGCCGCAGAACTGGCCTACCTGGCTGGCTGGACCGCCTTCGACGGAGGGGAACACTCTCTTGCGCAGCGGTGGCTGACGATAGCCACGAAACTCGCGGAGGAAGCAGCAGATGCCCCCTTGGCCGGCCACGTGCTGCGGGCGATGGCTCACCAAGCGGTCGACCTGGGCAAGCCGCAGGAAGCCGTACGACTCGCCGAAGCCTCTTTGTCCAGCCGTCGCTACGCGCAAGCGTGCTGGCGGGAGCGTTCGCTGCTCGGCGTCGTGCACGCCCGCGGCCTGGCAGCCGCCGGTGAGAAGAAGGCCGCCGTGGCCGCGCTGCTGCAGGCCGAGCGGGACCTCGGCCGCGCAAGCGCAGGCGACGATGAGCCGACCAGGGTGTTCTTCTTCGCCGAGGCCAGCCTCGCTCATGAGACTGCCGCAGCGTTGCGTGACCTCGGCGACGTTCAAGGTGCCGAAAAGCAGTTCAGTCACAGCGTCCGGACACGACGCGCGCAGTTCGCGCGGACGCACTCCGTCACTTTGGGGTACCTCGGCGCCGTCCAGGCACAGCAGGGGCATCTCGACCTCGCCTGCGACACCTGGGGCTAG
- a CDS encoding DUF397 domain-containing protein: MGESPLEEQLKWRKSSYSGQNGGDCVECAVPASQAKVYVRDSKNAQGPCLGFEPQAWSQFVEAAVADSFGPVAV; the protein is encoded by the coding sequence ATGGGAGAGTCCCCCTTGGAAGAGCAGCTCAAGTGGCGGAAGAGCAGTTACAGCGGTCAGAACGGAGGGGACTGCGTCGAGTGCGCCGTCCCCGCGTCTCAAGCCAAGGTGTACGTCCGTGACTCGAAGAACGCTCAGGGCCCGTGTCTCGGCTTCGAGCCACAGGCATGGAGTCAGTTCGTAGAGGCTGCAGTGGCTGATTCCTTCGGCCCTGTTGCTGTGTAA
- a CDS encoding ATP-binding protein, with protein sequence MTTDSPRCSSPERPDGVDSAAPRPFEFATALATKREAIGPIRHELVDLLRSSGLAHLADEFVLGAQELMANAVMHGCRRIHEGTITVSVRCNGRRIRLKVQDPSDEQPRVRDAAHDDTSGRGMLIVEAFADCWGVDAPSEGAGKAVWMEMSCTPSGREAA encoded by the coding sequence ATGACGACCGATTCCCCCCGCTGCTCCTCCCCCGAGAGGCCGGACGGCGTCGACTCCGCAGCGCCCCGCCCGTTCGAGTTCGCTACGGCTCTGGCAACAAAGCGCGAAGCAATCGGCCCCATCCGGCACGAACTGGTGGACTTACTGCGGAGTTCCGGACTCGCGCACCTCGCGGATGAATTCGTGTTGGGCGCCCAGGAGCTCATGGCCAACGCGGTGATGCATGGCTGCCGCCGCATTCACGAGGGCACGATCACGGTCTCGGTCCGCTGCAATGGACGGCGTATTCGGCTCAAGGTTCAGGACCCCTCGGACGAGCAACCCCGGGTGCGCGACGCTGCACATGACGACACGAGTGGCCGCGGCATGCTCATCGTGGAAGCCTTCGCCGACTGCTGGGGAGTCGACGCACCGTCGGAGGGCGCCGGGAAGGCGGTGTGGATGGAGATGTCCTGCACCCCGTCGGGCCGGGAGGCGGCATGA
- a CDS encoding DUF742 domain-containing protein, whose translation MGDGWSDAALRDVRPYTVTGGRTHPRHALNLTTCLITRPTRQPVQQSAEIAELLFHCSGGPRCVAEIAAVMHQPAQVIKVLVSDLLDADALAFANPSGPVTDDAEVELLEALLDGLRRKV comes from the coding sequence ATGGGTGACGGATGGTCCGACGCCGCCTTACGTGATGTGCGTCCGTACACGGTCACCGGGGGACGGACCCACCCCAGGCACGCGCTGAATCTCACGACCTGTCTCATCACCAGGCCCACCCGCCAGCCGGTACAGCAAAGTGCGGAGATCGCTGAACTGTTGTTCCACTGCAGCGGCGGCCCTCGCTGCGTCGCCGAGATCGCTGCCGTGATGCACCAGCCCGCTCAGGTGATCAAAGTTCTGGTCAGCGATCTCCTCGACGCCGATGCCCTTGCCTTTGCCAACCCCTCAGGCCCCGTCACTGATGACGCCGAAGTCGAACTACTGGAGGCACTGCTCGATGGGCTACGCCGGAAGGTCTGA
- a CDS encoding Scr1 family TA system antitoxin-like transcriptional regulator — translation MLQVVAPPPTELPQAPAQIVLGLYLRGLRKAKGESLEAAARVAGQSVSAVSRWERAKSPIPPSALQNLLLHYGVHGPHADFLLRSLPPHDYTRNEHKEHGYAARAPFDHWADVAGEEATARYIAVMRTASEFIQFSIQVPAGLRTQAYQEAVLNPAVCLRPDEPVLGLPRWVHGIRWAEGQQRTVVLDEIVLTKPVGGRKVMAGQLRHLADLVSREGSDPEGLFIRILPMSPVLFIHTVHWPAEVTLHGHRLVTTFGFFPSYETGSRAARTVSAGLREALSAACGREETYELLVRAADAMERRAAS, via the coding sequence ATGCTGCAAGTCGTCGCGCCGCCGCCCACAGAATTACCCCAGGCGCCTGCCCAGATCGTGCTCGGCCTCTACCTGCGTGGCCTGCGCAAGGCGAAAGGCGAATCGCTGGAGGCTGCGGCCCGCGTCGCCGGCCAGTCGGTATCGGCCGTCAGCCGGTGGGAGCGCGCCAAGTCACCGATTCCCCCGTCCGCGCTGCAGAATCTGCTGCTCCACTACGGCGTACACGGGCCGCACGCCGACTTCCTCCTCCGAAGCCTGCCGCCGCACGACTACACCCGCAACGAGCACAAAGAGCACGGTTACGCCGCGCGTGCCCCGTTCGACCACTGGGCGGATGTGGCGGGTGAGGAGGCGACGGCGCGCTACATCGCAGTGATGCGGACAGCGAGCGAGTTCATCCAGTTCTCCATACAAGTCCCCGCAGGCCTGCGCACTCAGGCGTACCAGGAAGCGGTACTGAACCCCGCCGTTTGCCTCCGGCCGGATGAACCGGTGCTCGGGCTGCCCCGGTGGGTGCACGGCATCAGGTGGGCCGAGGGGCAGCAGCGGACGGTGGTGCTGGACGAGATCGTGCTGACCAAGCCGGTCGGCGGCCGCAAGGTGATGGCCGGTCAGCTGCGGCATCTGGCCGACCTCGTGAGCCGTGAGGGATCAGACCCGGAAGGTCTGTTCATTCGCATCTTGCCGATGAGCCCGGTGCTGTTCATTCACACAGTCCACTGGCCCGCCGAAGTGACCCTTCACGGCCACCGGCTGGTGACGACTTTCGGCTTCTTTCCCAGCTACGAGACCGGCTCCCGCGCTGCGAGGACCGTGAGCGCCGGCCTACGCGAGGCACTGTCCGCCGCCTGCGGCCGTGAGGAGACGTACGAGCTGCTCGTGCGCGCCGCGGACGCGATGGAACGGAGGGCCGCCTCGTGA
- a CDS encoding anti-sigma factor has protein sequence MQNRTGRQVRARLARQRGRPGRVRARQAPARRWWNRVDWVRAGTIAAIVFGIGSVVLTGVATYFGAMVAKDQLEQSQEDADRRVREQASRVSFWKEGELTGERLYLMNRSPDPVTNVILQAEVNLDWRDGTTTTRGWRVLRLALQPCSVTIFERNKMSVWGDPKRWGEEPEETRLTPKRVSFTDHGGAIWERRTDGSLHRLNERSDSIKETPRWRAIAYEGEPNVKPVEECGSSGS, from the coding sequence GTGCAGAACAGGACGGGGCGTCAGGTCCGGGCGCGGCTGGCAAGACAACGGGGCAGGCCGGGCCGGGTGCGAGCCCGTCAGGCGCCGGCAAGGCGGTGGTGGAACCGCGTCGACTGGGTGAGAGCCGGGACGATCGCCGCGATCGTCTTCGGCATCGGAAGTGTCGTGCTGACCGGAGTAGCGACGTACTTCGGGGCGATGGTCGCGAAGGATCAGTTGGAGCAGTCGCAGGAGGATGCCGACCGGAGAGTGCGTGAGCAGGCATCGCGCGTCTCGTTTTGGAAGGAAGGTGAGCTGACCGGCGAACGGCTGTACCTGATGAACAGATCGCCCGATCCCGTGACCAACGTCATCCTCCAGGCGGAGGTCAACCTGGACTGGAGAGACGGCACGACCACCACAAGGGGATGGAGAGTCCTACGGCTTGCACTGCAGCCCTGTTCGGTCACGATCTTCGAACGGAACAAGATGAGCGTGTGGGGCGACCCCAAAAGATGGGGCGAAGAGCCCGAAGAAACGCGCCTCACCCCCAAGCGCGTGAGCTTCACCGACCACGGCGGCGCCATATGGGAACGGCGAACCGACGGCAGCCTGCACCGACTGAACGAGCGGAGCGACTCCATCAAGGAGACTCCCAGGTGGAGGGCCATCGCATACGAGGGCGAACCGAACGTCAAGCCAGTCGAGGAGTGCGGCAGCTCAGGAAGCTAA
- a CDS encoding helix-turn-helix domain-containing protein, whose protein sequence is MFATARKSGISYYRIAEACGMKPERVSKIARGEAAVSTLTTIERIADGLRIPGALLGLAARPWEHSSPTPHPESHDGNDPMNRRQVLRGALAAGLTTPALTALTDTRQSLDLALATDTAPADLSDLEAAAETYGYGYHGQPPTRVLADLVTDFADLHPMLAAPQPVATRVRVCRTAGQMAGMAAIVLHDLGARKEARGWFVTACRAAKESGDRQLHAWVLAREAMLDLNYGAPQTAAGRAEQARQTAGNRPTAAATLAAAVAARAYALSHQPEEARQAVADADALMERLDAAARADTWLTHGEQKHHVHLSHAFTALGDTRRARESQQRALELSAPTSTMTRTLLTIDAAACDHHDGDPEQACRRTVTVLNGLPAPYRTGLVHRRATDLYRSIPSRHHRELAVRELHDALTT, encoded by the coding sequence GTGTTCGCCACGGCACGCAAGAGCGGGATCAGCTACTACCGGATCGCAGAGGCCTGCGGCATGAAGCCCGAGCGGGTCTCCAAGATCGCCCGCGGTGAGGCGGCCGTGTCAACGCTCACCACGATCGAGCGCATCGCGGACGGACTTCGCATTCCCGGTGCCCTTCTCGGGCTTGCTGCGCGACCCTGGGAGCACAGCTCTCCGACACCCCACCCGGAGTCCCACGATGGAAACGACCCGATGAACCGCCGCCAGGTGCTGCGCGGCGCACTCGCCGCCGGCCTCACCACACCGGCACTCACCGCCCTGACCGACACACGCCAGTCGCTCGACCTCGCCCTCGCCACCGACACCGCCCCGGCCGACCTGTCCGACCTGGAGGCAGCCGCCGAGACGTACGGCTACGGCTACCACGGCCAGCCACCCACCCGCGTCCTCGCCGACCTCGTGACCGACTTCGCCGACCTCCACCCCATGCTGGCCGCCCCCCAGCCGGTCGCCACACGCGTGCGGGTGTGCCGCACCGCCGGACAGATGGCAGGCATGGCAGCGATCGTGCTCCACGACCTCGGCGCGCGGAAGGAGGCCCGCGGCTGGTTCGTCACCGCCTGTCGGGCGGCCAAGGAGTCCGGCGACCGCCAGCTGCATGCCTGGGTACTGGCCCGCGAAGCAATGCTCGACCTCAACTACGGCGCCCCCCAAACGGCGGCCGGGCGGGCCGAGCAGGCCCGGCAGACCGCAGGCAACCGGCCCACCGCCGCGGCGACCCTGGCCGCAGCCGTCGCCGCACGCGCCTACGCCCTGTCCCACCAGCCCGAGGAAGCCCGCCAAGCAGTCGCGGACGCCGACGCGCTCATGGAGCGGCTCGATGCCGCCGCACGGGCCGACACCTGGCTCACCCACGGCGAGCAGAAACACCACGTCCACCTCTCCCACGCCTTCACCGCGCTCGGCGACACCCGGCGCGCCCGCGAAAGCCAGCAACGGGCCCTGGAACTGTCCGCTCCCACCAGCACCATGACCCGCACTTTGCTGACCATCGACGCGGCCGCATGCGACCACCACGACGGCGACCCCGAACAGGCATGCCGGCGCACGGTCACCGTGCTGAACGGGCTCCCCGCCCCCTACCGCACCGGGCTCGTTCACCGCCGGGCCACAGACCTGTACCGCTCAATCCCCTCCCGGCACCACCGCGAACTCGCCGTACGCGAACTCCACGACGCTCTGACCACATAG
- a CDS encoding roadblock/LC7 domain-containing protein: MQNKGFSTTGNLPSARPAREQLSKLLADLAKQTPGMLHALLAAGDGLKLAHTMTVDEADKLAATIPPMYALVKGQFAGSEGGVRQIVAEHDAGLLFICSAGGQARNEALVGTLLAVLTTPQADAGQVAFEMGKFVKSLEDHLLVAARRNMVPGHGL, translated from the coding sequence ATGCAGAACAAAGGATTCTCGACCACCGGCAACCTGCCGTCCGCGCGTCCCGCGCGCGAGCAACTGAGTAAGCTGCTCGCTGACCTCGCCAAACAGACCCCCGGCATGCTGCACGCTCTACTCGCCGCGGGCGACGGCCTCAAGCTGGCCCACACCATGACCGTGGACGAGGCGGACAAGCTCGCCGCCACCATTCCCCCGATGTACGCACTCGTCAAGGGCCAGTTCGCGGGCTCGGAGGGTGGTGTGCGCCAGATCGTCGCGGAGCACGACGCCGGTCTGCTCTTCATCTGCAGCGCCGGTGGTCAGGCGCGGAATGAAGCGCTCGTCGGCACGCTGCTCGCGGTGCTGACGACGCCGCAGGCCGATGCAGGTCAGGTGGCCTTCGAGATGGGCAAGTTCGTCAAGTCCCTCGAGGACCACCTGCTCGTGGCGGCCCGCCGGAACATGGTGCCCGGGCACGGGCTGTGA